In bacterium, the sequence GAGCGCATGGCGGAGCGGCTGCACGCCATGGGACAGCCGAACTACCGCAACGGATTCGAACTGACGCTGCAGCCGCAAATGCTCGAACTGCCGTTGCGATGGAAAAAACCGCAGACGATCTTCGTCAACTCCATGAGCGATCTGTTCCACAAAGACGTTCCACCCAACTATATCCAGCACGTGTTTGACGTCATGCGTCGCGCGCATTGGCACCGATTTCAGGTGCTGACCAAGCGTGCCGACCGACTCGCCGAACTCGACGCGGCGATGGATTGGGCGCCGAACGTCTGGATGGGTGTCAGCGTGGAAAGCGATGAATATCGTTGGCGCGTCGATCGGCTGCGATCAACCGGAGCGAAGACGAAATTCCTGTCGCTTGAACCGCTCCTCGGCCCGTTGCACGACCTCGACCTTCGGGGCATTGACTGGGTGATCGTTGGCGGCGAGTCCGGTCCGAAAGCGAGGCCCATGCAGCGGGCATGGGCTACCGATCTGCGCGATCAATGCGAGCGCGCGCGAGTTCCGTTTTTCTTCAAACAATGGGGCGGAACGAACAAGAAGCGCGCGGGTCGCATTCTCGAAGGGCGGACATGGGATGGGATGCCGCGCAGCATCGAAGCGCCTACGTGATTTCGAAATCGGGATCTATGGTAGGCAGACCGAAGTGCGCGCGAACAATTTGCAATAGTTCGCGAAAGATGTGGTGATTTCGGGGGAAAATTAAGAATCCAGGATGGTATGTGCGATAGGTGCATTCGGGAAGCTGCGGGGATTCGAGCTTGACCAATGCTCGAAAGTCGTAGCCTTCAACCGTGCGAAACCTGACTCCGGGCATCGCACGCGCAATGTCCTTGTCAGAGTCTGGACCCGTAAAAAATATTGTGGCGTCGGGCGCGCAAATCTCGATTTCGGCCGCCAATAGGGAAAATAAATCGAA encodes:
- a CDS encoding phage Gp37/Gp68 family protein — its product is MAKSTIEWTESTWNPVTGCTKISPGCKHCYAERMAERLHAMGQPNYRNGFELTLQPQMLELPLRWKKPQTIFVNSMSDLFHKDVPPNYIQHVFDVMRRAHWHRFQVLTKRADRLAELDAAMDWAPNVWMGVSVESDEYRWRVDRLRSTGAKTKFLSLEPLLGPLHDLDLRGIDWVIVGGESGPKARPMQRAWATDLRDQCERARVPFFFKQWGGTNKKRAGRILEGRTWDGMPRSIEAPT